The Osmia bicornis bicornis chromosome 11, iOsmBic2.1, whole genome shotgun sequence genome includes the window GCAGGCGCCATTGTGCTTGAACCTCGGTCCTCTTCGTCGACGacgacgtcgtcgtcgtcgtcatcgtcgtcgtcgtggtCCTCTCCAAAAGCACGGAAAGAGATGGAAGGAGTACTGGTCGAGAATACCTACCTACTAATACCGTCGGTGCCGGGAAGCCTTTGTTCTAAACAAACACACCACCCCCGTCGAGCAAAACCCGTCTCTAACCCCTTGTTCGACGCTGCCACCTGCCTTTTAGATCGGCTGAAACGTGTATCGATTGGGATAGGTTATAATGTAAATACAGTCGAAGGAAAAGCATCCTTTCGGTCGATCATGCGATCTATTGGATATTCTTCAAAATCGATCAAACTTGAATGATAAATTGTAGGGGGTGCGAGAACCTAAGAGTAGCGGGTTTGCTCGGCTTCCCAGAAATCACATTTCACTTGTTTGACAGCCATTGCTGAATCAACCCCTTTGACCCTATGCTTTCCAATAATTACTTAAGCTTTACATAATAAGCCATCAGATTATCTTACGGGGCAAAGTTTCTGCAGTCTATGAAAATTCGTGTGTCGGTACACTGGTAGGAATGTGAATGTTGGAAGGGTTAAAATCATTGTACACCTAATCCACAGTCAGTATATCATTGAAAGGTACAAATAAACAAAGAGAGCTTTGCATCGAACTATTATCCTGAAACGCTACATATTCATTCTTTCCCCGGCAAGTCACTCTGAATGGCTGGAACAAGGATTAAGAATGGCTCGACACCAGTCGCTCGGCTCGAATGCGTTATCAGCGTTCCACATTGTCCCGGAAGACAAAAATCTCGGATTCCCTCTTCcgcttctctctttctcgcaACGTTCCTCGAGGTACATTGTGAACCACCACGTGTCCGTATTGTTTAGCCGGCTCgtcctctctttttctccccGTTCTCTTTCCTCGTGTGCTCGCAACTATAGCGAGCAACTCTTTCCATTGTCGTTGCCTGCTGTCAGCAACAATAACGAGCAGAGTAAAAGATCCATCGGGCTACGCGGATCCCCATCCTCTCTGCCTCGTATCTGCTCCGGTGCGCCTCGAATTTCCGCTAGTGTATCTACTCTCTGTATCGAGAACTTTCATCCCCCTTGAGCGATTCACTTAGAACCTGCTCGTTCTTGATATTACTCTCGCTCAGCCTCTCCTTGGCCCCGTTTTTCATATCTTCTCTTTCATCTGTTCCCTTGTCTTCAAATTTAATTCCTTTCCCATTTCCTTTCGCAAGCGagtaattattcaaaaaatttccaaaCATAACTCTTTGATTCTTTATCGTCGCCTtcgaaaataaatcaaagacgtcctttcttttttttatccatCGTTCACCGTCGAGGATCGACGTCGAAAGACAGCCAGCGGCCATTATTCGCGCAGGCAACCCGCGCGCCCTTTGTTGCACCCATGGCTGCAGAAAACGGACTCGGCGCGACGCGGACGTGGTACGTCGTTTTCTCGTTTGAGCCAGCCTCTCTTTCCGGGCTTCGCGCATTGTCTACACAGGCGCAACCAGCCTCCACAACAAGTGGTAATTAATTCTAACGCGGAACAATCGGTACGGTACCGTTCAGAAGGAACGAAGGGAGGAAGAGGAGCGGTGGAAGGGTTTCGTTTTGGAAATATCGGTTGTCTCGGGTGTACGACACCCTTTGTTTCTGTTTTATTTGCGAGACGATTAGGACTTCAATTTTGGTAACTGGCAATTTTTAATGCGACGAAATTGGGTGGTGAACGCGTATCCTGTTAGAATTTAACGAAGACGAAGGATAGTGGGTGGAAAAGTGATTTAATCTTTCGCGTTCGTATTTCTTTGTGACATAATCCACTTTGCACCATATTTACGATTGCTCTGTCGAACGTTGACGTGACAAATGCGCTGCAATGATAGAGATTTGCAGGTTCATGGATGTTAACTATGTAGCGGGGGTATCTCTATGCTCGAGTGAATTCACTTTTCCAAAGCAACATCGCGGTATCGACAGTTTCTAGATATTGTTAGCATTCTCCATGCGTCGTTAGGGcgttcaatgaaattttcaagttattatttattctgtCCTCGCTTGGAGGTTTGCGAATTGCTTTTCCTTTCTACTATGTAGATTAATGGAAGgttataaattgaattgaaatatcGTGTACCGATCGAACGGGGTCTGTAGAGATCACGTTGCTAAAGAATTTATAagtaaaattcataaattacGTTCGGAAAAATAAACCTTTTACTCTGATGTGGTTTACAGTTCGAGATTTTCTATAATCCTACTATTAATTCGAcgatatttttccatttttactACGCGAATGTAGAGTTTGGTGAAATTTCGCggtggaaaatgaaaatgcaattttccGCTTGGACAATCGCGAACGGGGTGGATTTAAAATGAGGCGCGATTACGGGCTCGTCGATAATTCAAGCATAACGGCTGGTTCTGCCGGTGGTGGCACACAACAGGGCCGTTTTCATCGGGTAAACACAGAGCGTCCGAATGCCTTTTATACTCATTGATCGAACGCGTTATCCAAGTGCCTATCGCTCGTTTACAAACTGCTTTATACCAACTGCAAACACGCGGTCGAcagaaccggcacgatcgttTCGTCCTTTCTTGTACGTATACATGTCAGAACTTTTAATGTATGTgatcttttttctctttttatcaACGTCTGCTCGAATTTGTTTGCCGGCAAAATTATTCGCTTAATTGAACTTCTTTTGCCATATTTGATTAGCAAATTTATCGATTAAACCGTGGAAAGATTTTGGCAAATTACACTTGATAACTTCCTAACATGGATACGTGTATTTAATCAGGATAGCGAAACTAATTAAGGACACGAATTGTTTATTTTCCAATTGAATTAACGAAAAGATACGTTGTTGCAGGTGCTGAATGGAAACTCCTGACGGAGGACGAGAAACGACCGTTCATCGATCAGGCGAAAAGGTTAAGGGCGCAGCACATGAAGGAGCACCCCGATTACAAGTACAGACCTAGAAGAAAGCCGAAAACCCTGCGGAAGGAGGGCTACCCCTACAGCATTCCATACCCCAGTGTGCCCATGGATGCGCTTCGAGCTGGTaagtagaaatattttttctcaaCTTTATTATATATTGGTCACATTAGCAAATCACGGTAATCAATATCGATTAAATGCAAAATTGAGataagaaagaaatgaaagaaagaaaaggttTCAATGCTTTTTTCCAATTACGAACCCTCCCAGTCTCTGGGATCACTTTCAAGAAAACAACACGATTATGAGACAAAGTTGAATCGATTCGAAGGTGCGTTGCTCCATTCGCGGGCAAGAATACAATAGGAAAAGAACAGTTCGTCTGGTAGGGCTTTGATATTCTTATCTTTTCGGCTCGCGTTTTCAGCCGCATTGTTGTTCGGCGATGCCCTCGGGATCCATGGTCGGAAGTCTTCTAATGGCGATTTCTTCGAGGTTCACCGAGCCCTCGTTTCCTCTGTCATTTTCTTCGCCGTCTCCGTTAATGGCTCGCGCGTTTTCGCGTCAAAGACAGACCAGCTGGCCGGCCATCAAACGTGTTATTATCGTGGCTCCTCGATACACTTGCGCAAACAGTCGCTTTAGAAACACCTTGTTCCCATTATTATTCCTCGACGTTGCATTTAATCAATTTCTTCTTTGATAATTTACGATCCTGTTGTTGCGGACCGAAGTGAATAACCTGAGATAAAATTAGTTTAGCTGATTCATTGGTAAATACACAGACAGAGAATATACAGTATCGAGGATGATAGACCTACTGTGTTAATGAATTGTGTTAATTCATTTTTGCTTTATTCTGCTCTAGAATTCCAAGCCAGATATATAGAAAAAATCACGAATTAATTGCCAATTCTAATTTCGCATTATTCGTTCAAATTAATCATCGATGCTCGTTTCAACCCCCACCTACTTCATCCTTTCCCTAACTCTCTCTCGGCACCGTTGATCGCGATCGTCGCGTTTAATTACGAATTCGTCATCTGTCGATCTCGATCCACGCCTTATCTTCGTAAAAGTTTCCCCGCGAGATCGTCGACGAACAGATGTTCGATGAATCGAGGCTCGCGTACATACGTGCCCGTCGCTCCCCTCGGTTTACACAGATCTGTTTGACGTTCCGGCCTCCCTATTGTGCCCATTGTTTCCCGTCTCCTACCGGATTACgtaattttgaatttctctTGGCGGGGTCAAAGAAAACCGAGCGGAATGGGAGAATCGCGCGAAATCATCATCGTGAACGAAAGGGGTGCGACAGACCTATGTGATGTCCATAAACAAAACTCATGATTTCGTGTCAAATCGCTGTTGCTATAATCAACATCTTAAATTAGAAACATTTTCATATTGAACCACACTTAATTACCCTATAACTCGTTACACAATCGTTCCGTTAAATCGCATCGAGTCTCATCAAAATGGACCACACATAGATCGATTAATATCGCTTTTACAATCGAAATCGAGCACGATAGCGAAGGCAACACAGTGaatgtaaatttttcaaatctctCGTTTGATCGTCCACCTTCTCCCTGGCGACGGATTTATAATCCTCCCGAGGGGGTCACACGCTTCCGCTCGAGAGCAATCGTACGCGTAACAGCACCACGACTATAAGACAATTCGATAAATAATGAGCCAGCGACATGTTTATGCTCTCGCGTGCATAAGCTCAATGAATCGCGGTCACGAAGCACGGACCTTCCGCGCCAAAGGGAATTATACGACGATTCATTACTGGCCCTTCCAGCCTCGATCCTTgcgagataaaaaaaaaaaaaaggagtcGCGTTAACTTTCGACCTGTGTGTTTTCAAAAACAAACGCGGTGGTCGTTGCGTGATCGTTTAATATTTCATGTGGAGTTTCAATTTTGTGCCCCTTTACACGAAGACacgtttataaatatatttcaacagaaaataaaaaaaagatatttgaCATTTTGTACACGAGTATTCTTAAGTTGGTCAACGTTTTTGTTCCTACGATAACTGATTACATCTTCCTCGGCATTGTTTGAAATACAGAAGAAAACATTGCGAATTTCCGGCCAGCACGGTTCACCCTTAATTCACGTCCTTAAGTTCGCTATCTGAACGAGCGGAAACTTTGGTCAGAAATTCCAGCCTAAGCTGATAATTTATCCCAGCCACCCACGCACTTGTCTTATTCGCGTGCCACTGTACAGAAACGTGTTCGCCAGCGATCTAATTGTGAGTTAAAACCAGAGAGAATAATAGCACTGTGTAAACGTCGTTAGAAAAAATAATCGATGCTCTAATTAAGGTAATCCTCCTTCCAgtgattataattaaaactttaCTTCAGAATTTCTGTTCTAACTAACTAAACGATAAATTACATCCTTTCCGttatagataaaaataattacacgaAAGTTaatctttgaaaaatatcttgaaaaccTTGGCGTTAAGAAACACCTGTTCCTCCGAAgaacttgaaatttcttttaccattctctcttttttttgcCCGTATAATTAATGGGACAAAATACAGAGGAAAAGGTTGAAGAAGTATTCGCAGAAGAAGGAGACGGTCGAAAGATGGTACTAAAGAAAGAAGTAAAAGGATAAGTAGAGGGAACGTGGAATACGAGCGATAAATCGGGGATTACCGATCACCTTTCGAGGTGTCGCGTGGGCGACGGAATAAATTCTGTCCTTAATCGGTCCGTTGCCATTGCcggaattaataattttgttcgtTTATGCTGCAAGATCGTGGCGAAGGAGGGATTGTGAATGAACGAGGACATCTTGATGGAAAAATGTCTGTGAACGTAAAACAAGTTACGACCTGCCTCGGGCCATTGATTCGAAAAGAGCTTCTATGGAATTAGAATAAAATGATCTTTCAGGATTTATCTCTAAACGATCGTGTTGCGTGTAGAAGTTGATGGCGGCTCTTGGATTTTCCATTTAGTACCAGATTTATTTATCGTATTTCGCACAAACGGCGAATCCCCTTTAAGGCAACTAATGATTCTCTTCGAATAACGTTTCACGATTGTGGAAGATTCTATAAAATCACGGTAAAATTATCTTACAGAATTTACTTCTAAACGCAATGTAGTCGACGATGAATCTCCAATTAAGCGAAACATTGTGCTTACAATTTTTACCTGAGTAAACTACAAAACGTTAGCGAATGTTTTGTTCACAATCTAACTCGTTTCAACATCTCATCCTCCACCGTCTACGAATTCCACTCGGTGGATTACAAAATCTCGATTAATAATCGAACGCGTGTGAATTCTTCGTTGCCGGTCATAAATCTCGCCGCCAATCATCCCCGTTCTTCTTACGAGGATCCGAGCGACGTTTCTTCGTCATCGGGGTGATTCAACGACGTTCCGACAATGATGCTTCGTTGCCGGGGTTATTCTTTCGCCGCGTTTCCGTCGTTCGACAACGATCGATGATCGATAAGCCGGCGCTGTTACGCGATGCCTCTCGATATTAATCTCAACGAAAACGTACGGTTAATCATTGGCATTGTCGATCGTTCGAGAGGTTCGGGATCGAAGGCTGTGGGGAAGGATCGGTTCGCTCGATCACCCTATTGTCGTCtaagaaaattgcaaattcTTCATAACGCATGGTATAAAAGAATTCAATATCGTTTACAATATAAACGATTGCAAATTGAATATTTGACAATAGACAATTAGCCGAATCATTGTTTGCTCCAACGAAGGATCAGACATTTGGTGATAGAAATATCAATGAAACGTTTATATAgtcattttctttgaaatttaagcttcaaattgatgtaTCATAAGCGGTATTTTctaatacttttatgtcatgaaactGTATTAGATTTTATATCTTTCGAAATCGGTCGCTGCTCGTTATACACCAgtcattttgtattaagaataCTAACGAAAGATTTATATAGTCATTTTCCTTAAAccttaagcttcaaattgatgtataataatttctattttgcgatacttttatttcatgAAATTGTGTCAGAGTTGCTAAGTATGTTTCGAAATCATCGATTGATATGCAAGATACGAAGAATTAAGAAAACTCGTTAACTGGCATGGAAAATCTGATTATCGTATTTTGAACGATCTGTTACAGGAATGGCTGGCGGAATGGGACAAGCGGGAATGGGCTCGTATTATGGTCCCGCGGCTGCTTATGGTTCGCTTTCCGCGGCCAGTATGGCTGCAGCAGCGGCTGCGGCTGCACAGCAATCCGCAGCGGCGATGTCCGCAGGCCTTGCTGCACCTGCTCAGGTGAGTCCATGTTTCTTGTAAACACCTTCAAACTTATCAGCCGGAAGTGtcatataattaaaaatgaattatatatCCAGCGAAAAATGCGCTTCCATTTCTTAGGCGCATCCTTGCACCTGTGACAAAATGGTTCGACTAGactttaattgaaaaattctagTACAAATAGTTGTTTCCCTTATTTACTATATAGCATTCTTAGAGTTGTTTTATCAATAGTCGTTAGCGATTCGTTAAGGTGAAATCGACACGCTATAATTTCCGTGCCACTTCCGTGAGAAACGATAGATAGAATTCTCTTCTCTGTACAACGACACGGAACGATACACTGACGGGATAACTGTTTTGAGATATTGCAACAAAGCGGATACGGTTGCGTGGAATTTTAACTAAGCATTGTTAAGCGGAAGGCACGCGTCAGCTCGCGTTTCGACCGAATTCAACGCACGTTGAGTTGGTATTCTTTCGCGAATGCAGCCGGGTCTGTTTAGAAACGTAAGTAAATAAATGACGAAAGGGTTAGGTAGCTTTCTAAATTCGATGGATATCTCGTAATCATCCCTGGCGGAGGAACGAAATGAAAGTTTCTCGATCGTATCCGTGCACCCCAATAAAACGGCCACGAGTAGAATGGTCCACGGGGTCCTGGCTGAAAAGGAGGAAACGTCGCAGAAATAGGGAGACAGATCGCTGATGAGAGAAACGACGGGAACGAGatgagagaaagaaagaagagtaGGAGAAGGAGGATGAGGTTGGGAATGGAGGTGGAGGAGGACGAGCGTAGGTACGTTTCATTCGTTGTCGCAACAAAGGGGCCCCCGGGTAGCTTCGCAAACAGAAACCGGAGACCGTGGTCTGTGTATGAATTTCCGCAGCTGGCTACGGGAGACAAACAGATAGCTAGTTATTTCTGCATTCAACGGCTGAATGGCCGACGCGTCTGGAACGACGCAGCGACGCGATACAGCCGACTATTATTGGCGGACCGGCGAGCACGAGCGAAGAATTCCAACGCGTAGCGTTATCGTCCCTTGGACGAAACGGCACCGTCATCACCGTCATCACCGTCCCGAGGACTGCGTTGACCATTTCACCAGAATGTCACCGAACTCTTCCTTCGAGCGAAACcaattttttatatctaattaacAAATCAGTATACATACTacctttcatttatttttttctttgctgCCATCAAAATTCCATGGTTCGAGTAacgttgaaagaaagaaaaagaaataccaTCGGGTTCTTCTTCGTCCAAGCACGACTTAATTATCCTGCACCGGCACGGTGTCACCGTTCGAGCGTACAATAACGTCGTACCGTTTCTCTTCTGTTTTTTCATTCACAAAAGCAACCATTCTTCGCGTTCTGCCATGTGTCGTCGACGATGAAAAGAGATGAACGGAACGGAGCACGAAGTGACAGAGAGCCGAGAAGGTATAGAGAAAGGTACAGAGTGAAATGTCTTTTGCTAGGAACGCACTTTATTTTCCAAATGGCTCCTCTCTGTTCCCGGGACCAGAAAGGTTCAGCGAGAAAGTCAACTGAGGGCATTGTCGAGACGGCTCGTCGATATTTCTCCTCGCCCATGGAGATTCCAGGATGAAGTCGATTTTGTTCCACGCGAATTTATGCGCATTCTGTCCTCGAAACTCTAGTTCCAACCAACTTTCCCCGGTAATCTCGACGCGAGCTACAATGGCACACAGAAGTGCTCGTCGGTTTGATATACTGATAGGGATTAAGgggaaagataaaaaaaaaattattttataaaaaacgATGTGGTctattttcttaaattcaaTCTAAATCAAGCCGTTGGTAACGCAACGGCGTTCACGATGCAATAAACAGCCACGGTTCTCAGTCTAGCACAAAGGGTAGTTGGAACTCGAGGAACGCTTAATTTCCGGATCCATCCGAGGGACGAGAAGTCGCGCGCAACGGCGAGGCCGATTCGCGAGACACGCTGGCGGATTTTGAGACGAGAGGAACCGAGCGGTAATCAATTGGACGTAGCCAAGAAGAGAAGACGAGCGAGGCGGCTAAGACTGCGTGTAAATCATCCGGACAAAGCCGCTTAACGATCCGACAAAGGGTCCCGCGCGCGATCCTCGTCCACGAATTATAGAATCGGGAATACGCACCCTCCTCTTCGCCCTTTCtcatccttttttttccttctttcctgAAACGTCCGTGGTAGTTTCACGCGGCGTATCGTCCGGCTGCGTTTCAGTCGACCGAATATTACGAAATTTATAGCCATTGGCAGCTTTGTCCTCCGGATAGAACAAATCGTCGAGCCTTGGGTCCCCGTCGCGGATCCGCCGATTTCGCAATTCCTCCTCGTAACCGAGACGAATCGGTCTCGCACAGATTTATTAGAAAGGATTGGTGAAGAAATAggaataataggaatttctaGAATCAAACAGGAATTCACAGGAGcgaatattttttcttaaataaatgaacactacattttttgtttcaagaaataatttattcaatagGAATTAACATCACAATGTATAAtagcaataatttttaacaccAATAagaattctttatttcaacaTTGTTCCCATTATGTGTAATCGATGCACACAGTTGCAAAGGGCAGCTGTTCTGCATGTTGCATTCAACCGCAGGCAAATTATATTTGAGTCCAGCAAAATGCAACAAGGAGGCAACCCGCAGAACTTTCTCTAagagataattaattttcgaacCTTACAGACAACGTACACGGTCTCAAAGCATCTTGTCATTGAATGTTGCAGGTGGTGAGTTCGATGGACGCGATGAAGTACTCGATGGAGGCGGACAAGTATCGTGCCGCGTACATGCCACCAAGTACATTAGCGATGAGCATGTATTCCGACCCGAAGTACCTGGACTCGAATCCAAAATCGTACTTGGATCGCAGCTATCTGGACTCGGCGAAGGCGTACTTCGAACAGTCCAAGTTGTACATGGATCAGAAACCAACGATAAGCGACTACAACCGACCCAGCTACGAGCACAAGCTCTACGACGAATCCAGCCCTGGTAGCGTGGTGGGTGGTGGTGGACCGACGAGGTCGCCTGCTGCAGAATCACCAGACATGAGCAAACAACACGAACGAACCGAGCAAGGTTCGTCCAGTGCTAGTTCGACCTCGACTTCGTCGGCTGCTAGTCCTGGGGCAAGTTTACCAGCCTATTATCCTGGTCCAGTGCAAACGAGCGGTCTTTTAGGACCTCAGATGAGCCAGTACAGTGGATACCAAACTGCTCCTCCGCCTGGTAACGAATCCTTCAGGCGACCGCTCACTGTCATCTTCTGACCCGATAGAACGTAGCTCTGATCCATCTTTGAGCAACAGATGCCCTGAATTTAGTCCGAGAGTAGCGTGTTCTGAAGACGTTTCACGGTGGGACGGATATGGATGGTGTTGTTAAGGCAGAGAGGTTCGCTGTGGTGGAATGTTTGAAAATGATTTGGAAAAGTTTTTGAGGTTCTGGAAAGTGGAAGAAAATGTGACGCTgctgttgaaatttttaccaATGATTTTCCGCAAGATTACAAGCaagattaaataaattaaaaaagaagctCCACAAGTTTAAACGATACTCGTCAAGAAATACAAtacagaaaatgaaaaacaatttcTCTGAATAAATTACACAGAACACTAGAATCATGCAGTTAcacaaaaatcaaaatgaaaacaGAGATATCATATCCCAAACAAATTCAGGAATCATCGAATCTTCCAGTGTTATCTGTCAGTATACAAACCTCGAGCCATAGGACGAGAACCTCTCGATGTACACCAGATGAAAGAACCATGAAGAGACCAAACCGACCCGAAGGAACATGTCCACCTGCAAATCGAAGACGTGGACAGGGCCAGCAATGCTGGTGCAGGTCGTTGAAAGCGACAACGAACGTCGATACTCTCCGCGTTCCAACTATCTCCAAGCGCGTCGAGTTAATCGACGCGACGATTATTTATCAGACATAGTTTCCCGTCGCTTAAGACGGCATAACGAAGAATTGTACATAGTCCCTGTGTAAATAGTGTAGCAAGGATTATTATCACCGTACGACGCCCGAAAACGGTTTTCCTTCGCCCTTGTTCCCGACCAGTTTCGCCCCTTCACCTAATCCAGGATCCACGAAACCGTGTTCAAGAGGAGCACGACGATTCCAGGGCGTACCTTCCCTCTTCCTTCACAGACATGCTGCCTCCGACCACAAAAAGCACAGTAAGTCCATACATTCCTTTCTATGGTTGCGTTTATGCTTGCAACGATGTGAATCAAAATTCCGAATCTCCTTGAGcaataaattaacacgttTCGGAGTGTGCTGTCTATACATGACACACCTGATGCGTCCTGTACCACCTGCACACGACGCACCGGGTGCGTCTTGTATTATAGTACTATATCTTAACAGTGTATCGTTTGTACACTAACACACATGgtacaaaattttgaaaaacatTTATACATACAAATTTACTCGttattttcaacaaattgaGAAGCAACAaggattaaataaattattgtataCGGCACGAGTGTAACTCGTGTTTCCTACGTTTGTATCGTGATTCGCACGAGTATGACTCGATGTTACAAATCAAAGGATTAATAATCAATGTTACATGTTGTTATTCTAATCTGTTGCAAGTGTGCTCGCGAC containing:
- the LOC114872414 gene encoding transcription factor Sox-19b-like, with protein sequence MRAGGNMCDGSFTETLRGMQGMSGTSPPGGAGVGPMGVGLGSPLGPTTKKAQVEHIKRPMNAFMVWSRLQRRKIAQENPKMHNSEISKRLGAEWKLLTEDEKRPFIDQAKRLRAQHMKEHPDYKYRPRRKPKTLRKEGYPYSIPYPSVPMDALRAGMAGGMGQAGMGSYYGPAAAYGSLSAASMAAAAAAAAQQSAAAMSAGLAAPAQVVSSMDAMKYSMEADKYRAAYMPPSTLAMSMYSDPKYLDSNPKSYLDRSYLDSAKAYFEQSKLYMDQKPTISDYNRPSYEHKLYDESSPGSVVGGGGPTRSPAAESPDMSKQHERTEQGSSSASSTSTSSAASPGASLPAYYPGPVQTSGLLGPQMSQYSGYQTAPPPGNESFRRPLTVIF